GACGAATAACCCGAGCCATAGAAACCGCCCTGCCCTGCCCCGGTCCCAGACTGAAGTTGGTGAGCGGCATCATAATTTTGATAATTTGCTTCAGCAGAATTCTGCCCTGCGGAAACGGACATCGAACCAGCAGCATTGCTCGGCGTGCCGGTCGGTGACGTCCCGTAGCCGGAAGACGCCGCAACGGAATTCACCGAACGAACATCAGCGGGCGGCAACGGTTCGTCCCCGTAGTTTGCCGGGATGCGACCGCCAGCGGCATCACGAGAGGATCCATCCACGGAACCACCATGCAAACCTGCGGTGACTTCCACATGAGTTCGGCCAAGCCAACCCATCCAACCATTGCGGACCTGCCGCGTATGCAGCACGGAAGCTTCCGGGCCCATTTGGTTTCGGATGTCGGCAAGCGCCGCTTGCAGATTCGCTGCTCGAAAAGTTCGGATATGCATCAATCACTCACCACGCCGTGTGACTGGATTTTTGTGTCCTGTGTGATTTCGTTGTACGACAGCACACGAACGCGGGGCATGGATCCGGCAATGATCTGGCGAAGTCCTGGACGAATCCGAGGGCTGACCAAAAGGACCGGGGTATGTCCCAACGTGACTAGTTTCTTAACGGCTTGGGAGATTTTGTCGCAAGTCGAGTCCACCGCTTGGGGACTCATCCGGACAAAAAGTCCTCGCTCGGTATGTTCGATTCCTGCCGCAATGCGGTCTTCCATCGCTGGGTCGAGCGCCACCACATGGAGCTGGCCCAATTCGTCGCGATATCGCGTGCTGATTGTGCGAGCCAAACGATGACGCACATATTCACTCAGCCAAATCGGATCTTTGGTTCGTCCGGCGTGGTCACCCAGCGTTTCCAGGATGATCGCCAATTGTCGAATGGGCACGTCTTCGCGAAGCAACGTCTGCAGAACTTGCTGAACATCACTGATTTTCAGCATGCCTGGAATGAGTTCCTCCACGACCGCGGGGGCAGCCTCTTTCAATTCGTCGACCAAGTGTTTGGTTGCATCACGGGTCAGCAATTCGTCCGCGTGCCGACGAGCCAACTCTTGCAAGTGAGTTGCCAACACCGCAGCAGGCTCGACGGTCGTGTAACCATAAATCGCGGCTTGTTCGCGGCGGATCGGATCGATCCAAACCGCGGGTTCACCAAAGGTCGGATCTTTGGTCGGTTCCCCATCGATCACTCCCGTCGTGTGCCCACTGTCGATCGCCAGCAAGCGATCCGGCAGCACACGTTGTTTGGTCAACGGGTTTCCAGCGATTCGAATTTCGTATTCGTAGTCGTGCAAATTCATGTCGTCGCGAATTCGAACTTTGGGAAGCACGACCCCAATGTCGCCCGCGATGGAATGCCGGACACCAGTGATCCGCTGCATCAGATCGCCACCTCGGTTGGGATCCGCCAACGACAGCAACCCCAAGCCGATCGCCAATTCCATCGGGTCCACATTCAAGTAGTCTTCGACCCGTTTCTCGGGTGGCGCCGACG
The nucleotide sequence above comes from Rhodopirellula bahusiensis. Encoded proteins:
- the flhA gene encoding flagellar biosynthesis protein FlhA, with the protein product MRYRDLVLPIGIIMCLVVILVPLPPFLMDLLLATNITVGVIVLLTTVYVSTPLEFSIFPSLLLATTLARLVLNVATTRLILTSTESGSGGAAGGVIQGFGEFVAGDRIEIGIIIFVIIVLIQFIVITKGATRISEVAARFALDGMPGRQMAIDADMNAGLIDEKEAQRRREEIANQADFYGAMDGASKFVRGDAIAGIVITLVNVAGGLYIGVMRYGMTVSEAAELFTKLTIGDGLVSQVPALLISLAAGLLVTRSARKASLPEQFLQQLFSNPKALAVAGGFLSLLILTSLPALPMATLGASCIGLAVVMNRQNKQDERDELDAEEAEQAAASAPPEKRVEDYLNVDPMELAIGLGLLSLADPNRGGDLMQRITGVRHSIAGDIGVVLPKVRIRDDMNLHDYEYEIRIAGNPLTKQRVLPDRLLAIDSGHTTGVIDGEPTKDPTFGEPAVWIDPIRREQAAIYGYTTVEPAAVLATHLQELARRHADELLTRDATKHLVDELKEAAPAVVEELIPGMLKISDVQQVLQTLLREDVPIRQLAIILETLGDHAGRTKDPIWLSEYVRHRLARTISTRYRDELGQLHVVALDPAMEDRIAAGIEHTERGLFVRMSPQAVDSTCDKISQAVKKLVTLGHTPVLLVSPRIRPGLRQIIAGSMPRVRVLSYNEITQDTKIQSHGVVSD